In Paludibacter propionicigenes WB4, the genomic window CCTTCGTCGCCTGCATGAGGGTTGAGCCCCAGCACAGCTATGCGCGGACGATCGATATTGAAATCTTTTTTCAGCGAAGCATTGAGCACCGTCAGTTTATCCACTATTAGTTTTTCGGTCAGCTCAGCGACTATGTTGTTTACCGGAATATGACCCGTAACCACAGCCACGCGCATCACGTCGTTCACCAGCATCATCAACGCAGGCGTTGTCGATCCGAATTTCTGCTCAAGGTATTCCGTGTGTCCGGGAAACTTAAACGTACCCGATTGTATATTTTTTTTGTTGATAGGCGCAGTTACCAGCGCTTGCAGGGCACCGCTTTGTAAATCCTCGGTGGCACGTTCCAAGGCTATAAGAGCTGCTTTTCCGGCCTCTTCGGTGGAGGTTCCGAGCTCTACCTTAATTTCGTCGTCCACACAGTTTACGATGTTTACACGTTTAAGGTTAATCTCCTCTATAGAGTTTACCACATTCAGGTTCAAACCCTGAATATCGAGATTTTTACGGTGGTACGCAGCCACTTTTGACGACCCGTAAATTACAGGAACAAAAGTTTCGAGCATGCGGTTATCGGCCAGAGTCTTAAGCATAACTTCATACCCTATACCATTGATATCACCGTGAGTAATGCCAATAATTATTTTTTCTGCTTCCATATTATTCTATTGTCTCGATAGTTTGATACTTACAACTTTATTAGTCTTATATGCTCTTTATTATTTTTTTACCGTGCCGGGCGTGCCTGCGAAAAACGACAATACCGACTCCATTAATTCTGTCCGGTCTCTCTCCAACTGAATGGTTTCCAGCGGAAATCCAAAGCAACAGGTTTTGTATGCTCCCGAATAGGCTACAGCTGCGCTTGAATTATTCTCGGCATAACGGCAAATGGTATAACTGCCTTCGCCAAGCGGATCGATAGCATCGGGCGACTCCACATAATACGATGTAGCATTGGGCTCATCAAAATAAGTCAAATCGTCTTTCTTAAATGACTTATAGGGCGAATTGACGATGCGTACATTGCCGCACACACTTGCCTGCGAAGTGCGGAACTTGAATTTCAATACATTTTCCATAAACGACACATCCTCACGTAGCGGATGTAACGCCTCGCCCATGTCCGATCCGATATAAGCCCCGCTCACCAGCAGGTTTCCGCCCCGTACGCAGAACGTCTGTAATGATTGCTGCAAAGCTAATGGAAAAGTTTTAAAATCGGGTGCTTTTTTAGCATTTCCTACGAAAGTTTGCTTTTGTTTACCCAATATCAAATCTACCACTTTATATTGTGTCAAATCAATATCAGAGTTTAATACTGATTTTTCGGAACAAGATACAAAGGAATAACCTGCCGCCTTGATGGCTTTGCCGTGTAAATAAGGGTAATCGAAGGTATTACCCGCTATCACCTTGCCTTCGTAGTTGGCATGACTGGCACCAAAACCCGGAGCATCGTCCGTCACCCACGGACTGGTACGTTTAAAATCGTATTGGCTACCCACATACGATATTTCTGATTGGTAAGGCACACCTGCATCCCGTTCGTTTCTAAATCCGGCACAGGTATCCGACCGAAAACTCTCCGGGCCGCTTACTCTGTCAAAACCGTTTACTATCATTACCTCGCCCTTTTCGTTGGGTGCTCGGTAAGCCGACAATATTTCGGAAGGAAAACTTTCGCCACCTTTATTTACTGCCGTTACCTTAAAACTGTATATTTTACCTGAAGGGATGGTAATATTCAGTCTGTCGGAGTTAACCAACACTCCATTGTCGAAATCGCCATTGTCCACCCGGGTGTAAATCACATACTGGTCGGGCTTGGCCGTTGGTTCAAGGCTGTCGGTAGCTGCCACCCAGTGCACTTCCAGCTTATTATGTTCCACAAAACGGCAACTGAACTGCTCCACAGGAAGCGGTTGCACCACGTAATCGGTATGATTAGTCAGCGAGAGGAACCTGAGCAAGCCTTTATACACCGACCGACTAACGGTGAATCGAAAGCGCGGATCGAGTCCGTAACGCATATCGGCAAAATTCTGATGAGACAAAAGCTCCAGCAGCATGGTGGGCACTTCGGGCACACGCGATTCGCTGTAGGATTTATTCCACATATCCCTGCGCACCCATTCAGGTGCAAATTTTCTGCGGATATCGTTCACTATCTGGGTTTGTACAATGTCGGTCAAATCGCGCGATGTCCATCGCGACACTCCGTTTTCGAAAGTCGTTTTTCCTTGCGAGTTCTGAACGGTGTAAATACCCAATGTGCCGATAATAGAGTCTTTGAGCGACACACCCGCATCGCTGTGAAATGCCAGTGCCAGATCGATGGGCACATTCAATCCTTTTCTATCGGGGGCTACCTTAGAACCGCCCGCCAGATAATTCACCCAGAAACCCCGCGACTGAAAATCGTCCGAGTAATCATTTTGTCCACCCGTGCGGCTGTAAATACTGTCCGGAATACCTGCCCACTGTAACCAGTAACGCGCCCCCTCCGTGAACCGCGGATAACGGCTTATTTCGGGCTCATAAACCACCGGTGGTTTCACAGCAGAAAGACTATCCCCTGTAACAGATGCTACCACTGGCACGAAAGGGCTTCGGGCTATATTGCCCATTCCCCCGCCAAATTTTACGGCATCGGCTGTTACCACTTTGCCTTCTTCCGAGCTGAGGTTAGCGAGCACCACACGGTCGTCATTACTCCTGCCTTTGTCGAAATTAAAATGCCCAAGGTATAACCACGTTCCGCCATTCATGGTCTGATTAACCACAAATTCGGTTTTACCTCCCTTATGATAAACCGTATAATGAGCATCGGCTGCACTATTGGAGAGTGTTTTATACGAAACATACACAGCATAGCGCCCTTCCTGAGGAATATTAGGCACCCACTCCACACGACTTACATCATCGGCATTGTGCACAACGGGTGCTTCCCTGAAAGTTCCCAGTCTGAACGGATTTTCGCCTTGAGAATAAACATCCTTGGTGTTGGCAAAACCGGTTCCATCGCCTTTCTTCCAACGCTTTTGGTCATTCTGCTCCCTGTAGCGCGAAAGTCCATCCCTGATATCGTTGTCAACAATCACTTCATTAGTCTGTGTATCTCGCTCTCGCGGCAACAACACGTTAGCCCCGGCATTTTCGAGCATGGGAACCAGATAAGGTAATACGTACGATTGGGTGTATAAATCTTCCACCACCTGAAAAACCCGGGCACGTTGCCACACCCATCGGGATTGTTTCTGGTCGAAATACTTGCCATGGCTCTGCCACAAGGCTATATGACGGTTTTGTAAGCCCTCCGATATATTAAACGGACGAGACATGTTCCGTACTAAAGGTGAAGAAAGTACAGGAGCAGAAAATAAGCGAGCCGAATCGAGTAACTCGGGTTTATAAAAATTGGGAATAAGATCTTCTATTTTTCTATTGTCAATCTGACATACTATGGTATAATCGGGGTATTTCTTCGCCACAACTTTGGAGATTGCGTTATAAATTCGCTTTACATTATCGGGTCTGAAAGGCACATAGCCGAACTTATCATTTACAACTACATGAATGGTACTCGTTTTGGCATTGGCATAGAAATCCAACACATTGATACGCCCAATGCGTATGTAACTGTTGGCAATTAGAGTCAACGAATCGGCAATCTGAACTTCCGGTTTTTTTTGTCCGTAGGATATACTGAGTGCTTCTAAAAAAAAGAACAGAACGATGCAAATGCTTTTTAAATATTGTCTCATATTTTTTAATTACGAGTTTATACGTGTACCTGAAAAATAGTTAGCCGAAAGAATTGGACTCAGAAAGATTTACTGCTGTGCCTCTTCTTTCTCCTTTTCCAGTGTGGAAAGCATACCGCAAGCAGCAAAAATATCTTCACCCCGCGACCTACGGATGGTAGAGGTAACTCCATTACTGGTCAGATAATCGCGGAAAAATGTCATTTTCTCGGGAGTAGAGCTTTTCAAATCAATACCAGGAATGGCGTGAAAGCGAATCAGATTGACACGACAATCAATTCCTCTGAGCAGCTTCACCAACTCTACGGCATGGCGCATACTGTCATTCACCCCATCGAACAGAATATACTCAAACGATACCCTACGCTGATGACTAAAATCATGTTTGCGAATTTCGTCGAGCACCTTGGCTATCGGAAATGATTTCTCAATCGGCATCAACTTCAGACGTTCTTCCGAAAACGGCGAGTGCAGACTGATGGCTAAATGACAATTCGAACGTTCCAAAAATACTTTCATCCCCGGAATCAACCCTATCGACGACACGGTTATCCGTCTCGGGCTCCAACCGTAACCGTAGTCGGCTGTAAGTATTTCCAACGACCGAAGCATAGCCAGTGTATTGTCAAACGGCTCGCCCATCCCCATAAATACCAGGTTGGTCAGCGTTTCTGCTTCGGGTATCGACATAATCTGGTTCAGAATTTCCGTAGTGGTGAGCTGAGCTGTAAAGCTCTGCTTACCCGTCATGCAAAACATACAGCCCATCTTACAGCCCACCTGCGACGACACACACAGTGTTGCTCTGTCTTCGTCCGGAATATAAACCGACTCTATAAAATGTCCACCTTCTGTACGGAAAAGGTATTTTTTTGTCCCATCCGTCGACTCCACCGCCTGCACAGGCAATGAACGACCGACATCATATTTTGCGGCCAGCAGAGCCCTGTTTTTAGCCGAGATATTAGTCATTTCGTCCAGACTAAAAACACGTTTCTTATAAAGCCACTCCGATATCTGTTTAGCTGTAAAAGCAGGCATCCCCAGTTCGGACACTATGTCTTTTAATTCGTCAATGTTTTTACCTACAAGCGCTATCTTATCCATTCTTATTATTTCTATTTCTAAAATAAAAGAGCGTAATACGGGCTATCCGTAAAGCTCTTCTGTGCAAAGTTACACAAACTTGATGACAAAAAGAAAACGGAATGAAATTACTCATCCCGTTTTCGGCATTTTCAATTATAAATTTCTTTCTTTAAAAGAAGTTCAAGCGATTATCTGTGATATCAGCTTTTTCTTTCATATCCTGAAAAAGTGTATATGACAGCGAGTAGCTCAAACGAGCATTTAATTGCATTTTTTCCAATTGTGCGTTGAATGCTTGTGGGTTTACTTGTTTGTTTGAAGTACGTACAACATAAACACCTGCATTCCCTTTTATCGGAGTAGAAACTTTGCCTAAAGCTGTTTTGGTAACTTTACCTATCACTGCCGGTTCAAATCCTGCAGTACCCAACTGGTAAGAAGCAAAGTTTACGGCCGGAGCAGTTTTTACCGAATCTTTCAGCAAAGAAGCCAATCCTTCAAGCGAACCGGTTTTGCTCAATTCTGCGCTCAGGTTCTTAATCATTGATTCAGCTTTCTTGTCTTTAATAATTTCAGCTTTCAATTGATCCGAAACTTTCTCCAATGAGCGGTATCCTTTTTTATTCAACTCGGTTGTCATTGCAACTACAAATTTTGTTCCACAGTCAAACACATCCGAAACGTCGTTTTTGCTGCTATTGAATACCCAACGAATAATTTGTCTTGATTGGTTGATATCGGCAATTTTTTCGGTAGAACGCAATACTTCAGCAGCAGGGCGAACGATATAACCTTTTTCTTTAGCTTTTTTATCAAAATTGTCAGCCGACAAATCTACTGCAAATTGTTTAGCATCATTGTAGATTTTGCTATATGATTTGCTGCTAGGAACTATTTTGCGTTCAAGAATTGCCAGTTTCACTTTTCTGCGAGCCGGAGTTTTGTCCATTACCTGGAAAATTTGAACTCCCTGTTCATCTTTAATAGTAAAAATATCGTTTTTAGATTTGCTGAAAGCCTGTGAAGTAATCTCTTTCTCTGGACCCTGAGTAGCTTCCTGCATCCAACCGATTTCGCCACCATTAGCAGCAGTTTGTTTTACGGCTGAATATTTTTTAGCCAATGCTCCAAAATCAGCACCACCTTTAATGGCAGATACCAAGCTGTCTGCTTTCGTTGCATCTTTAGCCAATAAAAATATGTGACGTAGTTTTACTGAGTCAGATTGCATAATACCACCTTGCATAACACGAGCCATGGTGTAGGTATCATTTACAAATGAAGGACCGTAAACTGCACCTGTTGCGCTACCAAAAGCAAAGTCTTTGAGCAAAGCAGGAACGGTTCTCTCTGAGTAGTTACGTCCATCGTACATAACATCAGAATTAGAGTTAACCAAAGCTGCAACATCAGCAGTAGTTTTAAACTCACCTTCCAGTTTTTTCATCCAAGCTTCACCTTCTTTATAATCTTCGGGTAATGGCTTGATATCAAAAGCTACATAACTGAAAGAGCAATTGGCATCTTGTTTAAATTGTTCTTTTTTCTTGTTGTACAAGTCTTTGATTTCACTGCTGCTTACTTTGATGTCAGCATCCGGAACTGCAAAATAAGGTTGAACCACATAGGCCACATCAACACTTGTTTTCTTATCTTCAAAACTCATTTTGGCATCAAGGCTGTTAGCACAAACAGATTTTGATATCAATGCGTTATATTTTTCTTGTAAAATACTATTTTTTACGGTTTTTTCCCAGAAATTCCAATAGTTTTTTGCTTGTGCAATTTGTTGTTTCATTTCCTCATTAGCAGGAGCCTGCTCCAAACTACTCAAAAACTGCACTAAAGCCGGACGGCTAAACTGACCATTCTCACCAGCAAACGTACGGCGTTGCATAATCAATGGGTGAATGTTATTACCAATCAATCTATCAGAAAGCTCATCGGCACTAACGGCAAGACCTAATTTTTTAGCCTCTGCGTTCAATATTTTTTCGCTCATCATGCTTTCCCAAACAGACTGACGAATCTGAGTAGTCATTTCTTCATTCAATTCTGCTCTTCCGGTTTCAATTTTATAAACCTCAGTCATTTGTTCAATGGCAGCTGTATATTCCTTGATATTGATATCATCTCCAGCAACTTTTCCAACTATTTCTTTTGATTTATTAAAGAAAGTTGACCCCTCTTTAAGGAAATCGCCTACAATAAAGGCTAATAACGCAAGACCTACTACTGCAACAAGTAAAACTCCCTTGCTTCTAATTCTATCTAATACTGCCATTTCTTTGAAATTAATTTATATTTTATTTTTTTGCTTTTCATCAAATTTGAGGGCACGAATATACAAAAAAAAAGTTTACGCTGCTGCAATTTCTAAATTTTTCTGTATTTTTTATCGAAAAATGATAGGGATTAATCCGCCGTCGCAACCTTTACCAATTCAATTCGGTTATTCGTCACTTTCACACACTTTATGGTAAATCTGTCAATTCTTATGATTTCATTCAATTTTGGAAAGTGCTGATGATTGTGTAAAATGAACCCTGCAATGGTTTCGTACGAATCCGATTCAGGGATATTCAGGTTAAACTGCGCATTAATAGCCTCTACTTCCAGTCTCCCCGAAAAAATGTATTCATTCTCACCGGTCTGTTCGGCCACATAATCACGCGTATCATGTTCATCCTCTATTTCTCCGAAAATTTCTTCCATGATGTCTTCGAGTGTTACTATTCCGGCCGTTCCGCCAAATTCATCCACCACCACAGCTATACTTTTCTTTTGAAGCATAAATATCTTCATCAGTTTTTGTGCAGCCATGTTTTCAGGCACTATCGGTATCTGGTTTATTCTTTTCTTCCAGTCCACTTGGTGTTCAAACATCTCGGAAGAATGAATGTAACCGACAATATTATCTATATCTCCTTTGTAAATAGGTATTTTGGATAATCCTGTTTCGATAAATGTTTCTTTCAGCACATCGACACTTACTTCATATTCCAGCGCAATAATATCAGTACGCGGCACAGAGCAGTCGCGCAACTTTACTTTAGAAAAATCAAGTGCATTCTGAAAAATTTTCACCTCGTTTTCCAATTCTTTCTCACTCTCCACATTTTCAAAACTTTCCTGAATTAAAAAATTCAAATCAATACGCGAAAAAACATTCTCCTGCGTAGTCTGAGATATGTTCACCCTGCAAAGTCTCAGAATTCCAACAGAAACCCAGGTGCTAAAACGCGTAATGGGGTATAATACGACGTAGAATGCAAGCAACAACCACGAAAAGACCCTCATCCACAGATTCGGATTAATTCTGAAAATTGTTTTTGGGAGAAATTCACCCGTAATAAGCACTATAGCGGTTGCCAACACGGTCTGAACAAAAGTTATTACAAAAGGGTTTCCAATGGGAGTTAACCAAGGCGTGAGTACTTCTGCCATTAATAAGCCGTAAATAACCAGACAGATGTTATTCCCGACCAGCATGGTAGATATAAACTGCTGAGGATTGCGGTAAAAAACGGAAAGGATGGACGATGTCAGATTACGTTGCTTTTTATCCAACTCAAAACGAAGTCTGTTGGAAGTTACAAAAGCAATCTCCAGGCCCGAAAAAAAAGCGGATAAAAGCAGTGTTAGCAGAATGAACATATCACTGTACAAGATTTGATTTTCTTCCTATTTTCAATATCCATGACTGCAAAGATACAATTATTTACATAGTTTATGGTAGATTTTGCAGCTATTTTGTAAATATCCGGACGATAATTCTGCTCTAAAATACATTCAAAACAGAAGCAGAAGAGAAAAACCCTGTAAAATCAAAGTTTTCTTCGTTTGTAATTA contains:
- a CDS encoding hemolysin family protein, coding for MFILLTLLLSAFFSGLEIAFVTSNRLRFELDKKQRNLTSSILSVFYRNPQQFISTMLVGNNICLVIYGLLMAEVLTPWLTPIGNPFVITFVQTVLATAIVLITGEFLPKTIFRINPNLWMRVFSWLLLAFYVVLYPITRFSTWVSVGILRLCRVNISQTTQENVFSRIDLNFLIQESFENVESEKELENEVKIFQNALDFSKVKLRDCSVPRTDIIALEYEVSVDVLKETFIETGLSKIPIYKGDIDNIVGYIHSSEMFEHQVDWKKRINQIPIVPENMAAQKLMKIFMLQKKSIAVVVDEFGGTAGIVTLEDIMEEIFGEIEDEHDTRDYVAEQTGENEYIFSGRLEVEAINAQFNLNIPESDSYETIAGFILHNHQHFPKLNEIIRIDRFTIKCVKVTNNRIELVKVATAD
- a CDS encoding peptidylprolyl isomerase, which translates into the protein MAVLDRIRSKGVLLVAVVGLALLAFIVGDFLKEGSTFFNKSKEIVGKVAGDDINIKEYTAAIEQMTEVYKIETGRAELNEEMTTQIRQSVWESMMSEKILNAEAKKLGLAVSADELSDRLIGNNIHPLIMQRRTFAGENGQFSRPALVQFLSSLEQAPANEEMKQQIAQAKNYWNFWEKTVKNSILQEKYNALISKSVCANSLDAKMSFEDKKTSVDVAYVVQPYFAVPDADIKVSSSEIKDLYNKKKEQFKQDANCSFSYVAFDIKPLPEDYKEGEAWMKKLEGEFKTTADVAALVNSNSDVMYDGRNYSERTVPALLKDFAFGSATGAVYGPSFVNDTYTMARVMQGGIMQSDSVKLRHIFLLAKDATKADSLVSAIKGGADFGALAKKYSAVKQTAANGGEIGWMQEATQGPEKEITSQAFSKSKNDIFTIKDEQGVQIFQVMDKTPARRKVKLAILERKIVPSSKSYSKIYNDAKQFAVDLSADNFDKKAKEKGYIVRPAAEVLRSTEKIADINQSRQIIRWVFNSSKNDVSDVFDCGTKFVVAMTTELNKKGYRSLEKVSDQLKAEIIKDKKAESMIKNLSAELSKTGSLEGLASLLKDSVKTAPAVNFASYQLGTAGFEPAVIGKVTKTALGKVSTPIKGNAGVYVVRTSNKQVNPQAFNAQLEKMQLNARLSYSLSYTLFQDMKEKADITDNRLNFF
- the pdxA gene encoding 4-hydroxythreonine-4-phosphate dehydrogenase PdxA; translation: MEAEKIIIGITHGDINGIGYEVMLKTLADNRMLETFVPVIYGSSKVAAYHRKNLDIQGLNLNVVNSIEEINLKRVNIVNCVDDEIKVELGTSTEEAGKAALIALERATEDLQSGALQALVTAPINKKNIQSGTFKFPGHTEYLEQKFGSTTPALMMLVNDVMRVAVVTGHIPVNNIVAELTEKLIVDKLTVLNASLKKDFNIDRPRIAVLGLNPHAGDEGVIGNEENTVIIPAMKKAEAQGIVCAGPYPADGFFGAGNFSRFDAVLAMYHDQGLIAFKTVSMDTGVNYTAGLPVIRTSPDHGTAYDIAGKNLASEESFRQALYLAYDVYQNRKWNEEISANPLKTEQRFERGGRVE
- a CDS encoding xanthan lyase, producing MRQYLKSICIVLFFFLEALSISYGQKKPEVQIADSLTLIANSYIRIGRINVLDFYANAKTSTIHVVVNDKFGYVPFRPDNVKRIYNAISKVVAKKYPDYTIVCQIDNRKIEDLIPNFYKPELLDSARLFSAPVLSSPLVRNMSRPFNISEGLQNRHIALWQSHGKYFDQKQSRWVWQRARVFQVVEDLYTQSYVLPYLVPMLENAGANVLLPRERDTQTNEVIVDNDIRDGLSRYREQNDQKRWKKGDGTGFANTKDVYSQGENPFRLGTFREAPVVHNADDVSRVEWVPNIPQEGRYAVYVSYKTLSNSAADAHYTVYHKGGKTEFVVNQTMNGGTWLYLGHFNFDKGRSNDDRVVLANLSSEEGKVVTADAVKFGGGMGNIARSPFVPVVASVTGDSLSAVKPPVVYEPEISRYPRFTEGARYWLQWAGIPDSIYSRTGGQNDYSDDFQSRGFWVNYLAGGSKVAPDRKGLNVPIDLALAFHSDAGVSLKDSIIGTLGIYTVQNSQGKTTFENGVSRWTSRDLTDIVQTQIVNDIRRKFAPEWVRRDMWNKSYSESRVPEVPTMLLELLSHQNFADMRYGLDPRFRFTVSRSVYKGLLRFLSLTNHTDYVVQPLPVEQFSCRFVEHNKLEVHWVAATDSLEPTAKPDQYVIYTRVDNGDFDNGVLVNSDRLNITIPSGKIYSFKVTAVNKGGESFPSEILSAYRAPNEKGEVMIVNGFDRVSGPESFRSDTCAGFRNERDAGVPYQSEISYVGSQYDFKRTSPWVTDDAPGFGASHANYEGKVIAGNTFDYPYLHGKAIKAAGYSFVSCSEKSVLNSDIDLTQYKVVDLILGKQKQTFVGNAKKAPDFKTFPLALQQSLQTFCVRGGNLLVSGAYIGSDMGEALHPLREDVSFMENVLKFKFRTSQASVCGNVRIVNSPYKSFKKDDLTYFDEPNATSYYVESPDAIDPLGEGSYTICRYAENNSSAAVAYSGAYKTCCFGFPLETIQLERDRTELMESVLSFFAGTPGTVKK
- the rlmN gene encoding 23S rRNA (adenine(2503)-C(2))-methyltransferase RlmN yields the protein MDKIALVGKNIDELKDIVSELGMPAFTAKQISEWLYKKRVFSLDEMTNISAKNRALLAAKYDVGRSLPVQAVESTDGTKKYLFRTEGGHFIESVYIPDEDRATLCVSSQVGCKMGCMFCMTGKQSFTAQLTTTEILNQIMSIPEAETLTNLVFMGMGEPFDNTLAMLRSLEILTADYGYGWSPRRITVSSIGLIPGMKVFLERSNCHLAISLHSPFSEERLKLMPIEKSFPIAKVLDEIRKHDFSHQRRVSFEYILFDGVNDSMRHAVELVKLLRGIDCRVNLIRFHAIPGIDLKSSTPEKMTFFRDYLTSNGVTSTIRRSRGEDIFAACGMLSTLEKEKEEAQQ